From a single Pseudophryne corroboree isolate aPseCor3 chromosome 6, aPseCor3.hap2, whole genome shotgun sequence genomic region:
- the MRPS24 gene encoding small ribosomal subunit protein uS3m isoform X2, with the protein MRPVGAAVLSNGRSHLHDAISQSPWSAAKMAAPMSCAVSRLQVLFRGLEATLPRQSPVRCIQTTSVCLKNRAARVRVGKRDKPVTYEQAHPPHYIAHRKGWLSQHTSNLDGEGGAAERTIEDVYIRKFMYGTFHGCLANEIVIKRRANLIVICAVLNRYHNAQKLYFLTGYTETLLSYLYKCPVKLELQTVEEKVIYKYL; encoded by the exons ATGCGGCCTGTAGGGGCCGCTGTTCTCTCTAATGGCAGATCCCATCTGCATGACGCCATATCTCAGTCTCCCTGGTCCGCTGCAAAGATGGCGGCGCCCATGTCCTGTGCTGTCTCCCGGCTGCAG GTTTTGTTTAGGGGGCTAGAAGCCACTTTGCCCAGACAGTCTCCAGTTCGTTGTATTCAGACCACCTCCGTTTGTTTAAAG AACCGTGCTGCACGTGTGCGTGTGGGTAAAAGAGATAAGCCTGTGACCTACGAACAAGCACACCCTCCGCACTACATTGCCCACAGGAAAGGCTGGCTGTCGCAACACACAA GTAACTTGGATGGTGAGGGTGGTGCTGCAGAACGCACCATAGAGGACGTCTACATACGCAAATTTATGTATGGCACGTTCCATGGCTGCCTGGCCAATGAGATTGTGATCAAGCGCCGCGCCAATCTAATAGTGATTTGTGCTGTCCTTAACCGCTACCACAACGCACAGAAGCTGTACTTCCTGACTGGCTACACCGAGACGCTGCTTTCCTATTTGTACAAGTGTCCGGTGAAACTGGAATTACAAACTGTGGAGGAGAAAGTCATTTACAAGTATCTGTAA
- the MRPS24 gene encoding small ribosomal subunit protein uS3m isoform X3, whose translation MRPVGAAVLSNGRSHLHDAISQSPWSAAKMAAPMSCAVSRLQNRAARVRVGKRDKPVTYEQAHPPHYIAHRKGWLSQHTSNLDGEGGAAERTIEDVYIRKFMYGTFHGCLANEIVIKRRANLIVICAVLNRYHNAQKLYFLTGYTETLLSYLYKCPVKLELQTVEEKVIYKYL comes from the exons ATGCGGCCTGTAGGGGCCGCTGTTCTCTCTAATGGCAGATCCCATCTGCATGACGCCATATCTCAGTCTCCCTGGTCCGCTGCAAAGATGGCGGCGCCCATGTCCTGTGCTGTCTCCCGGCTGCAG AACCGTGCTGCACGTGTGCGTGTGGGTAAAAGAGATAAGCCTGTGACCTACGAACAAGCACACCCTCCGCACTACATTGCCCACAGGAAAGGCTGGCTGTCGCAACACACAA GTAACTTGGATGGTGAGGGTGGTGCTGCAGAACGCACCATAGAGGACGTCTACATACGCAAATTTATGTATGGCACGTTCCATGGCTGCCTGGCCAATGAGATTGTGATCAAGCGCCGCGCCAATCTAATAGTGATTTGTGCTGTCCTTAACCGCTACCACAACGCACAGAAGCTGTACTTCCTGACTGGCTACACCGAGACGCTGCTTTCCTATTTGTACAAGTGTCCGGTGAAACTGGAATTACAAACTGTGGAGGAGAAAGTCATTTACAAGTATCTGTAA
- the MRPS24 gene encoding small ribosomal subunit protein uS3m isoform X1 yields MRPVGAAVLSNGRSHLHDAISQSPWSAAKMAAPMSCAVSRLQQVLFRGLEATLPRQSPVRCIQTTSVCLKNRAARVRVGKRDKPVTYEQAHPPHYIAHRKGWLSQHTSNLDGEGGAAERTIEDVYIRKFMYGTFHGCLANEIVIKRRANLIVICAVLNRYHNAQKLYFLTGYTETLLSYLYKCPVKLELQTVEEKVIYKYL; encoded by the exons ATGCGGCCTGTAGGGGCCGCTGTTCTCTCTAATGGCAGATCCCATCTGCATGACGCCATATCTCAGTCTCCCTGGTCCGCTGCAAAGATGGCGGCGCCCATGTCCTGTGCTGTCTCCCGGCTGCAG CAGGTTTTGTTTAGGGGGCTAGAAGCCACTTTGCCCAGACAGTCTCCAGTTCGTTGTATTCAGACCACCTCCGTTTGTTTAAAG AACCGTGCTGCACGTGTGCGTGTGGGTAAAAGAGATAAGCCTGTGACCTACGAACAAGCACACCCTCCGCACTACATTGCCCACAGGAAAGGCTGGCTGTCGCAACACACAA GTAACTTGGATGGTGAGGGTGGTGCTGCAGAACGCACCATAGAGGACGTCTACATACGCAAATTTATGTATGGCACGTTCCATGGCTGCCTGGCCAATGAGATTGTGATCAAGCGCCGCGCCAATCTAATAGTGATTTGTGCTGTCCTTAACCGCTACCACAACGCACAGAAGCTGTACTTCCTGACTGGCTACACCGAGACGCTGCTTTCCTATTTGTACAAGTGTCCGGTGAAACTGGAATTACAAACTGTGGAGGAGAAAGTCATTTACAAGTATCTGTAA